The following proteins are co-located in the Camelina sativa cultivar DH55 chromosome 12, Cs, whole genome shotgun sequence genome:
- the LOC104731849 gene encoding L-lactate dehydrogenase B-like — MGTLNLSTSHSPGSHTHPNSKKKKQLHQIKALKLVTVMQQNASTSTSSLRDLGPSGVDLSSALFKPIRNSVPPLASNRCTKISVVGVGNVGMAIAQTILTQDLADEIALVDSKPDKLRGEMLDLQHAAAFLPRTKITASVDYDVTAGSDLCIVTAGARQNPGESRLNLLQRNVALFRHIIPPLAKASPDSILIIVSNPVDVLTYVAWKLSGFPVNRVLGSGTNLDSSRFRFLIADHLDVNAQDVQAFIVGEHGDSSVALWSSISVGGIPVLSFLEKQQIAYEKQTLEDIHQSVVGSAYEVIGLKGYTSWAIGYSVANLARTILRDQRKIHPVTVLARGFYGVDGGDVFLSLPALLGRNGVVAVTNVHMTDEESEKLQKSAKTILEMQSQLEL; from the exons ATGGGAACCCTTAACCTATCAACTTCCCACTCGCCCGGCTCACATACACACCCtaattcgaagaagaagaaacagttACATCAAATCAAAGCCCTAAAATTGGTCACAGTAATGCAGCAAAACGCATCAACATCGACTTCATCGCTGCGTGACTTGGGTCCGAGTGGTGTTGATCTAAGCAGCGCCCTTTTCAAACCGATCCGCAACTCCGTTCCTCCTCTCGCTTCAAACCGATGTACAAAGATCTCCGTCGTCGGAGTCGGCAACGTCGGGATGGCCATAGCTCAAACCATCCTCACTCAAGATCTCGCCGACGAGATCGCACTCGTCGACTCCAAGCCTGATAAGCTTCGTGGAGAGATGCTCGATCTACAGCACGCCGCTGCTTTCCTCCCTCGAACCAAGATCACCGCTTCTGTCGACTACGACGTCACCGCTGGATCTGAT CTGTGTATCGTCACTGCTGGTGCTAGACAGAACCCAGGGGAGTCTAGACTCAATCTGCTTCAGAGGAACGTTGCTCTCTTCCGCCATATCATTCCTCCACTCGCTAAAGCTTCTCCTGATTCTATATTGATCATTGTTTCTAATCCTGTCGATGTTTTGACTTACGTTGCTTGGAAGCTCTCTGGTTTCCCGGTGAATCGTGTGCTTGGATCTGGTACTAATCTTGATTCTTCTCGGTTCAGATTCTTAATCGCAGATCATCTCGACGTTAATGCTCAGGATGTACAG GCATTTATTGTGGGAGAGCATGGAGACAGCTCGGTGGCATTGTGGTCGAGCATAAGTGTTGGAGGCATCCCTGTCTTAAGTTTTCTAGAGAAGCAACAGATTGCTTACGAGAAACAAACCCTTGAGGACATTCATCAAAGCGTAGTTGGTAGCGCCTATGAAGTCATTGGACTTAAGGGTTACACTTCTTGGGCCATTGGTTACTCTGTTGCTAATCTGGCTCGTACTATTCTCCGTGACCAGCGAAAGATCCACCCTGTCACGGTTCTTGCTCGTGGCTTTTATGGTGTCGATGGGGGTGATGTCTTCCTCAGTCTCCCGGCTTTGCTTGGACGCAATGGTGTGGTCGCTGTGACCAATGTGCATATGACTGATGAAGAGTCTGAGAAGCTGCAGAAGTCGGCTAAGACTATATTGGAGATGCAGAGCCAGTTGGAACTTTGA
- the LOC104731848 gene encoding defensin-like protein 82 produces the protein MATKKFSAIILPLYMIFTLVLLPITSGRKQKEPCQDWRYGCSSRVACSAKCLSLGYKGGDCVTFAFPVCCCKINLEFQHDSPTSSPIMTN, from the exons ATGGCTACCAAGAAATTTTCAGCTATTATATTACCTTTGTATATGATATTTACTCTCGTGCTATTGCCCATAACATCAG gaagaaaacaaaaagaa CCATGTCAGGATTGGAGATATGGATGTAGCAGCAGAGTTGCATGTAGTGCAAAGTGCTTATCTCTCGGTTACAAAGGAGGAGACTGTGTCACATTTGCTTTTCCTGTTTGTTGCTGCAAAATCAATTTGGAATTTCAACATGATTCTCCTACTTCTAGTCCGATCATGACAAATTAA